Below is a genomic region from Anabas testudineus chromosome 13, fAnaTes1.2, whole genome shotgun sequence.
ctaatagaaacacaaaaattTACATCATATTAGACCAGATAACATGTGCACAGAACAAGCAGCATCCAGCTTGTTAACGTGAACAGgaattgagaatctttgggacgtgctggagaagacttggTCTGatctcatcatcaatacaagatcttggagagAAATCAATGCATGGACGTAAATGAATGTGGCGTCACTGCATAAGCTTATAGAAACAATGCCACATCAGACACGGTCTGTAATTAAAGCAAAAGGGGGACCATGAAATATTGTGTGCGAGTTTTTTTGGCCAGGTAGCGTGAATTATTTATTGCATCACTGATTAGTCTTTAAACTGTctcaagtaaaaataaattcacaggATATCAAGATCTAaatcacagtgtgtgttgtaGAGTAAAAAATGGGAAGAGTTTGTGTGTTCAATAATGAttaactgcttttattttaagtgtaaTTTCTTGCTGAATATCATGGTGATCTGGTCAGCAGCTGGTCAGTAGTTGTGGAGATATCTTTCTCCGGACAAAACAGTTGGCAGGACAGATCCACAGACAGATGGGCCGCCTGACATCACCATCTTTTAGCCTTACTGCTTGCATTACAaagagcagaaatgaaaaaagaagcaaCTCTTTGCATTTCAAAAGCTCTAAATCCAATAATTGCATTAACATTTCTTGTCAAATATCTGACCAGTTACTCtttatggtttgtttttccTAAAAAGGCACAGTACTCTGGGTGTGAGGAGGTTTGCAGGAATGAGAGCGCAAGACTGAAACGAGTTAGACAAGCAAGATTAATAAAACTGagaacaaacatgaaaacattatacGGATAATTATAGAAGGAGCAGAAGCGATAGGGAGGAAGGGTTGAAGAGATAAGTGCAGTGTGGCGTGGagatgagggaaaaaaaaactgttttctctcttccttgCAGATCATAATCTATAGCTGTGATTAGAAGTGTTATTTATAGAAGTCCTGCCATGGTAACTGTAGAATTATTTTTAGTGTCACTCTTTGTAGGTACAGAAggggtgtgtgtatttttatacacaTGCAAGTGAAATTAATAAACTAGTGAGGAtggttttgtgtatgtgtgtgagtgagggaAAGTAAGTAAGTAACAGAGAAAGtttcagaaataaacaaacatggatAGAGCTAAAgaattgtgttttgttctgttttctttttttatctccaTGGCAACTCTATCTCATTGTTTATtagccttttcttttctcacaagACTGACAGACACTGTCAGGATACAGTATCACAAATGTTATGATATTCCACATCCAACACAGAACAGGTAAACAAGtagaagacagaggaaggaaaataGTGCAGGCTGGAAAACTGCACCCATCTGCTGCTGTACATCTATTTCAAGCACACAGTGGAGGAGAGAGTTACAAAGTGAAACACATAAATGTAAGGGCAGTAGTGGAGAGAAATGGATAGCAACACAGAGCTAAATGTACACCAGTCCCCCAGAATACAATCCAAGTATCTATTATTTACCTCTTCCTAATGGTTGGTGTAAAAGAATTAATCTAGGTGAttcttcaaaaacacacattcatacatcaGCTTTGCTCTGCCACATATCTATCAGTTTTCCATTTACCTTTGCTAATATCACTGCAGTGGGAATTTTGCAAATTTGATCTGATAAAGCTACCAGCAACAGAGCAACATCATTTGCTTGTTTGTAGGGCATTTATGTTGAACACACAAGAAATAGAGCTGCAAAAAGCAAATTTGTCActaaatgtgatctgatcttcatctaagtcaagagtattgacaGATATCATGTAAAACATTCTCGTCTTTCATAtgtttattaagaacaaccatcGTTCAGTTTCCAGTTTCACCTAACGTACAGGCATCCTCACAATAGAAGAATTGTTTGATACATTTTTTCATGAATTCACATTCCCCTAAACCACTGCGAGCtggtcaggccctgatgcagcaaagcaggcccaaatcatgatgttttcatgatgatacgCAGTGacctttccaaatagttcaatcttagtttcatcagtccagaAAACATTTAGTCAATACTGCTGTAGAGtatcaatgtgctctttggtaAACGTCAGGGGGGAAGTAATATTCTTTTTACTAAGCAACAGCTTCCTTCATGTGGTCCTGTCACAGACATCCTGCTAAtgcaatgttttacctactgtaggctcataaacacagatgtaagttccaatgatgccttcaaatctttggatgtctctctgggttgtttctttactttattaatgGGTGTTGGTTGTGCTCTTAAAGTTATTTTGACTGCATACAGTAGACTGGTaattttctaaaatctttgacatcacttttaACCCTCTCCATGAAATttaaccatgaaattccaaaagtttcatatactttttcttgcaacacTAAATAAAAGGGGTGTGTCTTTGCATGATTGACGGGTGATGTCCGATGGGCAAAAAGATGAGCGCAAGCAAAGCCACGTGAATTTCCTTTTCCATTTGCTTATTCATctcaaacactgtaaactgaCCTGCAAAGTTAGTTTAACATGGGAAAACTCACATCTTTCAAAATGTCGTAGTATGTCTGACTCAAGAAGAATCTGATGCAATGTGTTTAAGAGAAGCCAGCAGGCTTAACATTATTTTGTAGCATTACATAAGAAGTAGAAGCTTttcaaactcaaatgttttgcCACACAATATGCAAAGGGCAGTCTGggtctctgtttgttttaattttctcagtttattgttaaatgacgtgtataataaaaaacaaaggaggagaattgttttttgtctttcactggTCACACATACTTAATCTGAGCTCAAAGTggtattcattcattcattcattcacttctatgtttgtgttttgatgtcTGACAGCCACAGTGCAAAAGATGTGGCCTCCTCCACTTTATCAGTGAACTCTGCATGTCCTGAATTACTCTAAATCAAAACTCTTACAGAGATGGATTTAGAGATTAATTTCTTGAAATATTATAAAGCCAAAAACCTTTTAATTGTCAATTTCTGACCCTTTTGTTTCCAGATATAGGAAGCATCATTATGAACTGAAGTGAAGAAACTTTGTGCATATTATGGTTGTTATTTTACAGAAATCACCACGTGTGTTTTCAGGTAATTACTGTAACTCTTGATTTGGTTTAATCTGACCATTAGCATAAAATAAAGTCTCTGATAACAAATCTAGTTATATCAATTATTAATACCATGATATTACTTTAtcattacatttctgtttgtctgaACATGGCTTGTGTGTTCTAAAActcaaataattaattaagaaattaaGTAAAACCCTTTTGCGCTTTACCTACCAGTGTTGTCCAATTGAGAAATAACTGATCTACTCTAACCCCTCATCTAAGACCCGAGACCGGGTTGTTATTTCTCTAGGTCTATGGTCACTAACCAAACTTTCAGTCCAACCTTTAATTCTgctataattaataaaatccTGGGTTGTCAGTATTGTTGCCAAGTTGCGTCCCGTTGCTAGGTTGTATTAAAACTTCAGCGTGCTTACCTTGGCGGCCATGCGGGAATAGAGAGCATTCTGATCCTGTGCAGAGCTCATCTTCTCCCTCCTCACCATCTCCTGCAGACCAACATTGTCATCATCCTGGAAGTAGCGCACACGCTCCCCGTCAACATGGGTCTCAATctgaagagagaggaaaaaaaagattacaatgttaaaaagagagacaaagaaagacaatcTCATATCACAGTCACATCTTTGAAAGGAAAGATGAGAAAGTGATAAAAAGAGTGAGAAGAAGATGAGACTATGCTGGGAAAACAGAGGGACAATGTGGAAAGGTGAATACTGACAGCCTGATCATAAAGAAACAGTAAAGGAGACTGGACTACTTCATACATTTATCATAACCACAAAGAGAATGGACTGGGGAGCTTTGTTTATGACAACACATTTCAACTCCGAGTCAGGTGTAGTCCCTGCTCTCATTACATGCTCTGATGGTCACAGAATGTCAAGGAACAAATAGCTGAACATGGAACAAAACCACTCATTTACTCACTAGCTCTATCTTCTGGTTTGAATAGGGCGCAGGACTCTCTCAGTCTTTGTTTGAAGTGCGAGCTTTGTAATGCCTTTCAAGGTTTATTTTTTACCATGTGTGGAGCACAATTTTTTATTCCTTTAGTCCCTCTCTGCTGTCCTGTCATTGTTCCTCTACGTTATACCAACCCCCTTCCTTCTCAAGTCAGGATTTCTAATTCTTGATTGTATTCTGTCAACAAGAGTCACAGCACCTttcaacaaataataaaaactacaaacaacagTCAATGCACAGACATAAGAAAAAGCTAATAGgagacaaataaatatattaaatgaatgATAAACCTGTTTGTCAAAGCAAAAAAGTGAGTCGTTAGCCTAGACTTAAAAACCTCAAGTCAGATATCGgtaaagagagaaagataagCCCCACCACCAACAGACAtcttgattttatatatatcaaGATTTTATAAATAACCCTTGATTTTGCTAGTGTGGAGTTAGCTAAATAATATGCCTTTTTTAAAAGATCTGAGAGGTATGAGTTATTTGAGTTATGAGATATTTTCTTCAATATGTTATTCAATATGCATTGTGACACCAAAAGTCTTTCTTCAAGCAGTGTCAATTTGATAAGTTAGATAGTTCTAAGCGTTCTAAGTAATGTCTGTAGCAAGCAGCACCACAACATATCTAttttatctgaatttaaaagcaaaaagacaTCCAGGTTTTAGTCTTTACAGGTGAGTATCGTCAGCGTAGTCATGAAAACTGAATCCATAATCTTGCATTATTTGGCCACTGAGTGAAACAAAGGGATAATAAGAGAGGACCTAAAATACAGCCCTGAGGCACTCTAAATCTACAGCTAGGTGTTAGAACAACAGTTATCTTTTCTTCGATAGAACTTTCAGACATGGTGAATAAAATGTTGATAGAACTTATCCATCATGGTTttaaagacaacacaaaaacaccaatAAAAATGAGAATAGCATTGCACCGAACCATTCATGTGGCTTGAATTGAGTCAACCTAGCCAGACGAGGCTGTACCACATTAAGCTAGgttgacaaacacacaatgcagactgtgtgtgaCTCAGTTGGTAACAGCACATATGCTAGTGTTTTGGCTACTGCAGATGTGCACATGATAACAGCATAAACCGTATAAACAGTGTTACCAAAAAAGACATTGTGAAAAACACAGCCCAACGCTTAAGAATAGGAGACTGTGGAAAAGAGGGGTCAGAGAAAATCAGTAGTGTGTACATATTTTGGGTATTTAAAGGGTGACAGGAAGCAGAGTAACATGCACTGTAAATTGTGACACTAATCTTTTTTACCATCTGACACAGTACCATCCTccacaatacacaatacaagACTTTACGTTCCCATTGCTGGTAGTCCACCTAAAATAATCAGTGTAACACCcgcaaaacaacaacagactaTAATGTCTACTTTCTCCAGCACCATGTCTTACAACAACAAACGGTAGACATCATTATATAACAAATGCTATAGCCTCCTTTATGCAAAAGACATAATGCTAGtggaaaatgtcagatttaagTGGCTGAATTAACCCTATGATATTTTGTCTGCTAGTGTCGGACCATCACATTTAGTTGCAATAAAGAATCTTTGAGCTTGGTTTTTCTAGTCAATCTAAGAATATACTGTGGTGAATGGTATAAAGGCTGCACTAAGGTCAAGTAAAACAAGCATCTATGTGGAGTCAGAATCTATATTACATGAAAGGTCACTGACCACCTTAATAAGGGCAGTTAGAGTAGAAAAACATGACCTGAAAGCTGGATGGAAATCCCAGAAGACCATTTTCAgttaaacagaaagaaagctgTTCAAACACAATCTGTTAGATGAGAAGAGAAGGTTCAAGATTGGCTGATAattagtaatattattattagcaatAGACATTCACTTGATGAAAGGGAAACACCTCTTCAGAAACACCTTggtttagatattttgcttgccttgttcctcatttgtaagtcgctttggatagaAGCATCTGCCAACTGACTAAATGTAATAGATTCGAGTCGATCGAGAGGtggtttattttgtatgttaaTTACCGGTTTCTTCTTCCGTCGTCCTCCGTGGGGCTCTTGAATTCCAGAGGGGCCCTTGACTGGCCATGCCCGACCCGACTCATCTGTTCTGAACAGCAGCATATCCTGGTCTTCAGTGGAGCAACCCGGGAGCTGAAAAACACATCTATTATCAGTGTTGTTTACAGTATAAGTTATGTGCATTtgcatataaacaaatataattccCAACAAGAGAACTTGTGCTTcaactaaaatgtttatttagtttatgtGCAAAATTATTTATTCAACTTCTAACACTTAACAGATACTCAACAAACCATCTCAAACAATTTCAGATCAATTGTCTGACATTTGTTCatatgatgaaaacattttgccTGAGATTTTCTTACTAATTTTTGTATGATCAAGGATTAAGGTTGTTCCTCTATGAAAACTTGCGGTAAGTATTTTATGACAGAAAGTCATAAACAGTGTGATTGAGTGTTTTTCTTAGGAAACCGTTCAGCTCAAGAGCTCAACTAGTAAAATATTCTAGTAAAATATTCTGATACAACTGCAACTGCGGTGCCAATTCAGCACTCAacacagctgcatgtttttcaAGAACCAAGAACAATGAGGGAGTAGCAGACAAGATAAGAGACAGACAGTACAATGGACTGTCAGAAAAAATATGATAGAAGAGAATATTTTATCTGCTCCAGCTGGCACAGTTAGAGTTTTCGAGGCTCCATGAGCAGCAGGTCAGTCAACAAGAGCCAAAGCATAGAATAGTAAAGACAAGCCAAAAGTCTTCCATAACAAGACAGACTGGAAAGATCTGAAATGAGTGCAAGTCAACAGCACTCTGTTTCTAAGAGGGCTGAGTACCCCTGAGCAGATAAGTACACTAAAACCTAAGATTTATGACATTTCTCCCGAACCTTACTGAGGATTTCACCTTAATCTTTTAATGTCGACAGGATAGCCTTACTAGGGATGAATCTGGCCTGACTTAGAAATGATGATATACAGGTAATATAAATGATCACAACCTACTTTCTGTATGTTTATAAAGTTGTCTGGAGTCTGCTTGTGTCGGAAATATGCTGCCATTTATTTGGGCATGTTTGTGCTAAGCCAGAAAAGACATAAGCAATGCCAGTAAGAGGAGACAAAGCAGTGCCGAGATGTCAGGGCATAGTCATTGCTCTCGGTTAATTGCCTGTACAAATATTCTCTCCGTCTCGCTCTCAAGTCAttgctctttttttaaacacacatacaaacaaaagagCACACTCTGAATGACCTCTGGTGTAGGAGAGTGCCACCAGCACACTAAAAGACATTTGTTTCCCATTAGGGTCTGCTAAAATGCCAAACAGGAGCTGTTTCCATACAGGCAGCAAGATGCAAGAGGGGAGCAATGAAGAgacttcaaacaaacaaattccTTTTAAAAGCAGTTGGATATAACAGCAATGAGTTTAGCTACTTTTCATGCCTGCTGCGCGGTGAGAGAAGGATGCTGCAGAAACctgctgtgtatgtgtaaagTTAAGAGAAGACAAAGCCACAAGTGTTTGGATTAGCATTTAGactatgggagagagaaaagaagcacaCAGTAGATAAATGCAACACAGAAAGATTTAGTGTATGTCGTTTTATTCCTATGTGGGAACGTGTCCACAGGTTGTATGCATGCATATCCAGCTACGgtttgtgtgtgcgtatgtaaatacagtacatatgtgAGAGTCTGCGGTGTGTTTTGATGTAGTGTGTATCTGTTTGATGTATACTAAAACTTGGGGAAGTGGCATAATAAAGTTGTAAGTGCTGAGAAAATAACCAATAGAAAATGTATTCAGACATGACAAACACAGATAAGAGGAAAGGGGGctgcaaataaagaaattatagtGAGAGGtccttttaatattttgtgtatCCTCACGAACACTAACCACTGGCTAGACAATGGACTGCGCAAGACTCACACGTAGTATCTACAGACCTGGTTTGATTTAGCCGTTTCTTGTAGCTTCTTTCGGGCAGCGTGACTCTCTTTGGCTTTCTGTGCTGCTTCCAACTGAGATTTTAGCTTTGCAATCATGGCCTGAAACATACGCACACAAAAATATAGTACTTTCCAGTTTCAAAAGTTGCATAAAGTCTACAAAAGCAGATTCAAGTATATTAACACTAACATGTCAGATTATCgtataaatataatttgaatAAACAGTGGCAGATGTGCAAACTACACTACTACTATGTTTTACAGGATGCATTTAATATATAACTCCCTTTTTGTTTTACGTTTTTGGCCTTATAATTAGACAGGACATAAAAGTGCATTACTGTTAAAGGCACTGACTGACTAACACAAACATAATTCTAACCTACTCACCGTATTGCCCATGATTTCTGCCTTTACGAGCCTGGCTCCCAGTTTGTTCATCTCTTCCTCGGACAGCAGTGgaatctcctcctcttcctcactttCACTCTCACTCCTAAGTAAATATGAAAAGGAACATTTGATGGCCTAAGCAAAAGAAGACACTGgaattgacattttaaaaaaatgaaatgacatttcTTTCAACAGATGCACATGTAACTAGTTTATGATATAACAAAGTCACCATCTGAACTAGAAAGCACTTTAAAATGATATGATGCACAGGTGGGTAATAAAGTTGCACAACATTATAATTGCAGTGATACACAAACATGGTTCATAGTGCCCTCTTGCTTCTCCATTACTCTTCCTCCAGTTTGGCCCCATAACTCACTGAAGACTTGGTGACTTAGCTATTCCACCCTAATTATAGTGCGAAACCCTTTAATAGGAGAcatattcattatattttctatttaaccatttagttgttttcttctgcactctctctctctgtttttatctgttatGATTCATTTGAGCCTTTGAGCCCCCCAGAGATCATTACAGCCTTGTCTTTGAGGATCTGAACTGCAGCTGGTGAAGCATCGTTCTAGGCTATTACACTTCTCATAGCCTCATTTCAATCTGCTGCCACACTGCAGGCTCATTTCATGCTGCAGGGTTTCTGCGGTGCTGGTTTACCCAAACAACTTAGCCTAATGAGGCAAAACCTAGAACAACTAAGAAGACTTCACAAAGCACGCATGACATCTGGTCTATAACACTACTATAGTTAGATTATCATGAAAATAAGAAGCAATCCTTTAGCACGGTTTAAGAGTAACTTTGTGTTGTTATGCTTTAGAGTCCCTTTAAATGAGACAGAAGATTCATGCATGTTAGTATGATTATTCTATGTAGGGCAAACTTGATAACATTAATATAAACGAATAACCCAGCTGTTTTAAAgtcaactaaataaaaaagattaaaacctTGACATAGTCTCAGCAGCTTTGTCACCAAGCACACCATCTTGAGCAGGAATTACAGCTTTCCCAgcattattttctctctcttgcaggGGTTTCTCCACACTGTCAGATTCACAGGTCAGTTTGCTGCTCCTCTTCCAGGTTGGAACACTGGAATGACGTGGACCAGAGTCTTCATCATCACAACTGGGTTTTAGGAATCCTGCTCGTGGACGTGCTGAAGGGGGTGGATGCCCTGGAACTGCACAGAAAGGATATTAAGCAGCATGCTAAATCTTCCAGGACTCTTAGTATGTTAGACATGAATAACATACAAAGCAATAAGTATGATTTCCTGATTTGTCACAGGACTTGAGCAGATATATGAGCAGGACCAGTGACTTCATGCAGCCTTTGCAGTCCAGATCAGGCCTAAATAATCTTTAGAAAAGGCTTTGACATCAACCCACCTTCGCCACTGTTGTCATCTTCCGAGGGTTTGAGAAAGCGGCTCTTCAGAGAcccaagagagagagaaggttgACTCCTATTGTGCCCAGACAATGACGGCGCAACACTAGGCCGTTCTCTTTCTTCATTATCACCCCTGTCCCTGTCCCTCTCTCTATGTCTGTCCctatctctgtctttttcatcacgtctttcactgtctctgtctcttccaccatccttttctctctctctgtttcttcctcgatctctctctctgtctttatcctTCTCACTACACCTATCTCCATCTCGGCCTCtgccctcctctcttcctcgataccctcctctctcttctcctcttccagcaCAGTATCTCCCTCTGTCTTGGGGTGAggagtcattttcattttttctccaCCGATCTCCGTCttcctcatttctctcttttctcctccatctgtttctggtctcttcctctcccttcctccacCCACCACTTGCTGtgctgtctgtttctctttgtcctcctctTGTCTGTCCATACACAGCTTCTTCAGCCTCAGAAAGTCTCTGCTGAAATTCGTCCATTGACTTTAAGGAGAGAAATacaagaaatatgaaatatatttcaacattttttcaGGTTTTGCAGCTCAAATTTTTGCAAACATCCAAACTATTCATATTCATATGTGCTTCATAATTCAAGGTCAAGTGgaaaaaatactgtgtgtataGTGCATAAAACCAgaactttaaaatataatttctagtattttgtctgtgtttgtgcatgcatatAAACCAACATTGTGACTTAATCTTTCTGGGTGCACTGACCTtgacaaacacagtaaataaaattcATATAGAATGGTGGGGTTTTTTATGTTAACATATGTGACTGCTGAATTGTGCATATAAAGGTGTAAGTCCCATTAGTTCTTACTCCGTATCGCTCTGCCACCACATCATTGAGGCTACGCTGCTCCCTCTCAGCTTGCTCCTTCATCCTCTGATAGCTTTTCCTCAGCCAGCTTAGACCTCCATCATTCACTACTGCACCTGGAGCAATGAACCAAGaataatggtttaaaaaaaaaacaacttaatattTAACCAATTCTAAGATGCCAGAAAGTTAGTCATACACCcacctccaaaagtattggaaaaggGAGGCCAGTATCTTTACGTTTGATGTTAAACCATTGGGGTTTAACactaaaagataaatatgagacaaaagatcaaatTTCAACCCCTCAGTTTTTGATTGAATGTTAACGTTGACTTTAGTGAGTAGTGAGCACATCAAAATGCTCTGCATCCAATTTACTCATAATTTACAGTAGCTCCCCTCTGACAGACCTTACTGTAAGCGCATACCGTTATATACACATCCTTTGTCATACTGTGAGACTGCAGACTGTACTGTGCATATCATTAGTACATCAAAAGCTGGCATCAGAAATTTTATAAACTTATGTCTTGCTTTTATAAGTTGCAGTTGGAACCTCCTAAGAACAGTGTCCTTCTCAGTTGAATATTTCTTAGATTAAGCCCatttttcaaaaaatgtttaCTGTTAATATCTTAACAGAAACTGATAATCTCACATTATTTTTTACCTTTCTTTAGTGCAGTACCAGCAATCTCCTCTGGGGGAAGACCAGTTCCTCCATCTTTCCAGTATGGATTTAGCTCCAATTTGTGCAAACCAGCCTGATtgaatcacaaacacacacatacacacattttagaaTAATTTTGTTATTGCTGCAATAACACCACAGGGgaacaaattattattatctagAAAttctaaaaaagacaaaaacaccctgcagacaacaataaaaacacacgcacacacacaccacagtacACTGCTGTCCAAGAGAGGACCCCCTCTGTTTCCTTGGTTACCACACGGTTGGTAGGAGATGAGAAGGCTGACtaccacagtgttttcatataCTGTGCAATCCAtgagaacaaaaacatgattGCTCCCTTTTCCCCTTCTTATACAACTACACACAGGACATTTTGCATTAGCATTGAAATAACAGGTACATGTGAATCAGCTTGCAGAAGACACCATACACCTGCAAAAGTCCTCCACAGGCTGACAGTAGAACAAGaaccacagcagagaaaaaacacacaaacaaacagacacacacacacacctgttcaaTGGCCTCAGCCTTTgatctttcctcctctttctgccGTTCTTTCTCagccctcctctctgctgtggACGTGGTTCTCATCGCCAGGAAATCAAAGGTCATCCACTCGTCTCTCTACAGAACCGAGACAGACACTGAAAGGGTTAAACCAAAAAAAGTATACACTGAAGAAGATCAGTAATCACTTAATAGCAACTTAACACATAGCAATTCTGCTCTCGCCCACTCAGCTAACatatgcaaaagaaaaataaacttttgaATATTTAGAAATTCACAACTTGTTTGTTGTGTAATGAAGGATGGTGGCATTAGGGAGTATGTTTGGTTGTAAAGCAAAAGAAGCAAATAATGTGTGAAACGTCTTCCTATAATACTATCTCTAAACTCCTACTGCCTATTTAGAttctttatttatctatattcattgtacaaaaaggactatttatatatattttgaaaatactACTGCAAAACTGTTGTTGTATGTATTGTACATTACCTGGGCATTTTGGGTTGTGCTGACATTGCTCTCTGAAGATTTGGACTCATCAGCAACCTGCCAGGGTTTACCAGCTTGTGCCTGAGGCTGAGCCTCAACCCAGTCCAACTCTGAGTCCTAACAAATAGAGAAATGCAAAGGGGGGAgaaatgaaggagaaagaaaatgatgatgaaagaaagaatatGAGTATGGTAGATGACCATATCAAAACAGACAAGTATTTGTAGAGACACAGTTACTGTGCCACTAACTACCATATATAATATATGGTACAGTATTATTTGGATCTAGTgacttttaaaatacagtacactgtaCTAATAAAATGTACGTGTTAATATCTTACTTAAAATGACTTAATAATGTACCTCTGAACAATCACTAGAGCCATCTCCTGCTTCcgctgtcttcttctctttcttggtctttttctttttctcctttttctttttagatttcttctctttctttttcttgctcttcCCAGAACCCTCCTGTGAATTATTTGGATTCCATAAATAATGGGAATTTTTCCTTTCACTGCCTTTTTTGTTAATAGGATGTTCAGGATATATTCACATGCCAGAATTAACCAGTTGTGTCCAGTTTCTGAATCATAAGTACCCATATTGACAGACCATCTAGGTCACAGTCCGTGTAAACAAGATAATATCtcaggttgctttcacaccttagtgcatttggtccgaatcagtggatgagtttgtaaacttcattttcctcttggatcggtttcttttcacacagagaaaaatccaagtgaactAAAATGAATCACGTCAAATAACACAAGAATGTTctctccgcttattggtcagattaTCTGCTGCggaaacagaaaaagtaaatacaggaagaagtgttgtggactactcTACATTtttgtgacaggagagagatgatttcacagtgaatgttaacacaggttggtcATCCTGTTGATTATTCTTTATTATGTTAGATCGCCTGCatagtcatcagacctggtgtctgtgaggcactTCACCATGTTTGCCCTcgattaatcagacagcatgtttttggtggacaaaccaaagaaatggaaatctacacactacccaaag
It encodes:
- the cwf19l2 gene encoding CWF19-like protein 2 isoform X1, with product MAAYGVGFESSSSIEERKESKRQARKEALEKAKKQYEREESRKALKRQRGEDTWMLPEIDQRLQQLEEEGSGKSKKKKEKKSKKKKEKKKKTKKEKKTAEAGDGSSDCSEDSELDWVEAQPQAQAGKPWQVADESKSSESNVSTTQNAQRDEWMTFDFLAMRTTSTAERRAEKERQKEEERSKAEAIEQAGLHKLELNPYWKDGGTGLPPEEIAGTALKKGAVVNDGGLSWLRKSYQRMKEQAEREQRSLNDVVAERYGSMDEFQQRLSEAEEAVYGQTRGGQRETDSTASGGWRKGEEETRNRWRRKERNEEDGDRWRKNENDSSPQDRGRYCAGRGEERGGYRGREEGRGRDGDRCSEKDKDRERDRGRNREREKDGGRDRDSERRDEKDRDRDRHRERDRDRGDNEERERPSVAPSLSGHNRSQPSLSLGSLKSRFLKPSEDDNSGEVPGHPPPSARPRAGFLKPSCDDEDSGPRHSSVPTWKRSSKLTCESDSVEKPLQERENNAGKAVIPAQDGVLGDKAAETMSRSESESEEEEEIPLLSEEEMNKLGARLVKAEIMGNTAMIAKLKSQLEAAQKAKESHAARKKLQETAKSNQLPGCSTEDQDMLLFRTDESGRAWPVKGPSGIQEPHGGRRKKKPIETHVDGERVRYFQDDDNVGLQEMVRREKMSSAQDQNALYSRMAAKMMGKTDGDNYTLDDMFVSSAAQRESEGREEERMRNRAIGESRRLAASMDKCHHCFSSQELQKHLIVAIGSKVYLSLPAGLSMTEGHCLICPLQHHCSATGLDEDVWSEMQLFRRTLVRMFESQELDCVFMETHMNPRRRLHMVLECIPLPRELGDMAPIYFKKALMECDEEWAMNKKIVDLSSKDIRQAVPRGLPYFAVDFGLQGGFAHVIENEQKFPHYFGKEVLGGMMDLEPRRWRKLIRENFDDQRKKVLQFAQWWKPYDCTKTEG
- the cwf19l2 gene encoding CWF19-like protein 2 isoform X2; the protein is MAAYGVGFESSSSIEERKESKRQARKEALEKYEREESRKALKRQRGEDTWMLPEIDQRLQQLEEEGSGKSKKKKEKKSKKKKEKKKKTKKEKKTAEAGDGSSDCSEDSELDWVEAQPQAQAGKPWQVADESKSSESNVSTTQNAQRDEWMTFDFLAMRTTSTAERRAEKERQKEEERSKAEAIEQAGLHKLELNPYWKDGGTGLPPEEIAGTALKKGAVVNDGGLSWLRKSYQRMKEQAEREQRSLNDVVAERYGSMDEFQQRLSEAEEAVYGQTRGGQRETDSTASGGWRKGEEETRNRWRRKERNEEDGDRWRKNENDSSPQDRGRYCAGRGEERGGYRGREEGRGRDGDRCSEKDKDRERDRGRNREREKDGGRDRDSERRDEKDRDRDRHRERDRDRGDNEERERPSVAPSLSGHNRSQPSLSLGSLKSRFLKPSEDDNSGEVPGHPPPSARPRAGFLKPSCDDEDSGPRHSSVPTWKRSSKLTCESDSVEKPLQERENNAGKAVIPAQDGVLGDKAAETMSRSESESEEEEEIPLLSEEEMNKLGARLVKAEIMGNTAMIAKLKSQLEAAQKAKESHAARKKLQETAKSNQLPGCSTEDQDMLLFRTDESGRAWPVKGPSGIQEPHGGRRKKKPIETHVDGERVRYFQDDDNVGLQEMVRREKMSSAQDQNALYSRMAAKMMGKTDGDNYTLDDMFVSSAAQRESEGREEERMRNRAIGESRRLAASMDKCHHCFSSQELQKHLIVAIGSKVYLSLPAGLSMTEGHCLICPLQHHCSATGLDEDVWSEMQLFRRTLVRMFESQELDCVFMETHMNPRRRLHMVLECIPLPRELGDMAPIYFKKALMECDEEWAMNKKIVDLSSKDIRQAVPRGLPYFAVDFGLQGGFAHVIENEQKFPHYFGKEVLGGMMDLEPRRWRKLIRENFDDQRKKVLQFAQWWKPYDCTKTEG